A single window of Acidobacteriota bacterium DNA harbors:
- a CDS encoding cytochrome c yields the protein MKQTRLAVLIFAGCMAVAAVGISGKASGERNLISSAPTFSKDIAPIFFKNCAECHRPGEIAPMSLMSYKEVRPWAKAIREKVVSREMPPWHADPNYGHWANDKRMSQKDVDTIVAWVDGGTKEGDPKDLPAAPKFAQGWQIGEPDITFQMPEEFTVPAEGTVPYMYFTVPSGFTEDKYIAAMEARAGDLSVVHHIVVYVRDPKDRAPKRQDIGTGLLGALSPGNTPFIAQPGTAKLIKAGSQIVFQMHYTPSGKVTRDRSIIGLKFAKGPVNKIITTTAAWDMRFVIPPNAENHEVRATYTAEEDLDIISLMPHMHLRGKDYKYIAHYPDGHQEVLLSVPRYDFGWQVYYYPVKPLRMPKGTKIEAIAHYDNSTRNPVNPDPSKPVRFGEQTWEEMMNGFFDFVPVNLPSKPAASGNSSSR from the coding sequence ATGAAACAAACTCGATTGGCGGTTTTGATCTTCGCAGGTTGTATGGCGGTTGCAGCCGTTGGGATTTCCGGCAAAGCCAGCGGCGAAAGAAACTTGATCTCATCAGCACCAACATTCAGCAAAGACATCGCGCCGATTTTTTTTAAGAATTGCGCAGAATGTCATCGTCCGGGTGAAATCGCTCCGATGTCCTTGATGAGCTACAAGGAAGTTCGTCCCTGGGCAAAAGCCATTCGTGAAAAAGTTGTCAGCCGCGAAATGCCGCCGTGGCACGCCGACCCGAATTACGGTCATTGGGCAAATGACAAACGAATGTCTCAAAAAGATGTTGACACCATCGTCGCCTGGGTTGATGGGGGAACAAAAGAAGGCGATCCGAAAGATTTGCCCGCGGCGCCGAAATTTGCCCAGGGTTGGCAAATCGGTGAGCCGGACATCACTTTTCAAATGCCGGAAGAGTTCACTGTGCCGGCAGAAGGCACTGTTCCGTATATGTACTTCACTGTGCCGAGCGGATTTACTGAGGACAAATACATCGCCGCGATGGAGGCTCGGGCAGGAGATTTATCCGTTGTCCATCACATCGTCGTTTATGTCCGCGATCCAAAGGACAGAGCGCCTAAGCGACAGGATATCGGAACGGGTTTGCTGGGCGCGCTCTCGCCAGGCAATACGCCCTTCATCGCGCAGCCAGGAACTGCCAAGTTGATCAAAGCCGGTTCGCAAATCGTTTTCCAAATGCATTACACACCCAGCGGCAAAGTGACCAGGGATCGTTCGATCATCGGTTTGAAATTTGCCAAAGGTCCTGTGAATAAAATCATCACGACAACCGCGGCCTGGGACATGCGGTTTGTGATTCCGCCAAACGCCGAAAATCATGAAGTCCGCGCAACGTATACCGCTGAGGAAGATTTGGACATCATCAGTTTGATGCCGCACATGCACCTGCGCGGCAAGGATTACAAATACATCGCGCATTATCCCGACGGGCACCAGGAGGTCCTGCTGTCTGTGCCGCGCTACGATTTTGGTTGGCAGGTTTATTACTATCCGGTAAAACCCTTGCGAATGCCGAAAGGCACTAAAATCGAAGCCATTGCTCATTACGATAATTCGACCAGAAACCCGGTCAACCCAGACCCCAGCAAACCGGTTCGATTCGGCGAACAAACATGGGAAGAGATGATGAATGGTTTCTTTGATTTCGTTCCGGTAAATCTACCATCTAAACCAGCGGCTTCCGGAAACAGTAGCTCCAGGTAA